The following are encoded together in the Panicum virgatum strain AP13 chromosome 6K, P.virgatum_v5, whole genome shotgun sequence genome:
- the LOC120712213 gene encoding DNA (cytosine-5)-methyltransferase 1B-like, giving the protein MDTIGDLPKVENGASKLTLEYGGEPVSWFQKKIRGNMMALNDHISKEMNELNLIKCQHIPKRPGCDWHDLPDEKVKLSNGQMADLIPWCLPNTAKRHNQWKGLYGRLDWEGSFPTSVTDPQPMGKVGMCFHPEQDRIITVRECARSQGFPDRYEFAGNIQSKHRQNGNAVPPPLAYALGRKLKEAVDAKCQVAGVTAAAP; this is encoded by the exons ATGGATACAATTGGGGATCTTCCTAAAGTGGAAAATGGTGCCAGCAAACTCACTCTTGAG TATGGAGGTGAGCCTGTGTCTTGGTTCCAGAAAAAGATTAGAGGGAATATGATGGCACTGAATGATCACATATCCAAGGAGATGAATGAGCTGAACCTCATAAAGTGCCAACACATTCCAAAACGACCAGGTTGTGACTGGCATGACCTGCCTGATGAGAAG GTGAAACTGTCAAATGGGCAGATGGCAGACCTGATACCTTGGTGCCTGCCGAACACTGCCAAGAGACACAATCAGTGGAAGGGTCTGTACGGGAGGCTGGACTGGGAGGGCAGCTTCCCCACATCTGTCACAGATCCGCAGCCAATGGGCAAGGTCGGCATGTGCTTCCACCCTGAACAGGACAGGATCATCACAGTCCGTGAATGCGCCCGGTCTCAG GGCTTCCCTGACAGGTATGAATTTGCAGGCAACATTCAGAGCAAGCACAGGCAGAATGGCAATGCTGTACCCCCGCCTCTTGCCTACGCGCTTGGCAGGAAGCTGAAGGAAGCCGTTGACGCCAAGTGTCAGGTGGCTGGTGTGACTGCGGCTGCACCATGA
- the LOC120712212 gene encoding UDP-glycosyltransferase 73C4-like: MASAAKQSKKLRILVMPFFATSHILPLTDLAFHLAAVRPDDVEVVVAVTPANAPIVRSALARREPSHASVDVATYAFPAVDGLPPGVENMSTVSAADSWRLEIAATDEALLRPAQESLVRESSPDAIVSDLHFFRWNAGIAAELGIPCVLFNVVGIFSTLATWRLALSGNVKDTPAGSSVTIPQIPGPEISMPVTELSEFLRNPPVFDPSAGAHFMMLLKSCGFISNTFFDLEHEYCESHEHSGYVKRTYCVGPLSLPMSPPARAGAAGRSACLDWMDTKPAHSVVYLCFGSLTNFSEAQLDELALGLEASGVPFLWVVRVKTWEPPVGWKDRVGSRGMVFKGWAPQTDILQHPALGAFVTQCGWNSVLETIAVGVPVLTWPMVYEQFLTERFVTHVLQIGERLWPEGAGRRSTRYAEHDVIPAKDIAQSIAKFMEHGGAAEAARRRAMELSPKAHAAIAEGGTSNRDLHQLIDDFIAARGPTTS, from the coding sequence ATGGCTTCAGCTGCAAAGCAGAGCAAGAAGCTGCGCATCCTTGTGATGCCCTTCTTCGCCACCAGCCACATCCTCCCCTTGACAGACCTTGCCTTCCACCTCGCCGCAGTTAGGCCGGACGATGTCGAGGTCGTCGTCGCCGTAACCCCGGCAAACGCCCCCATTGTTCGGTCAGCCCTTGCAAGGCGTGAGCCGAGCCATGCCAGCGTCGACGTCGCCACCTACGCCTTCCCAGCGGTGGACGGCCTCCCACCAGGGGTCGAGAACATGTCCACCGTCTCAGCCGCGGACTCATGGCGGCTCGAGATAGCAGCCACTGATGAGGCGCTGCTCAGGCCGGCTCAGGAGAGTCTCGTCAGGGAGAGCTCCCCTGACGCCATCGTCAGCGACCTGCACTTCTTCCGGTGGAACGCTGGTATTGCCGCCGAACTTGGGATCCCCTGTGTTCTTTTCAATGTCGTGGGTATTTTCTCGACGCTAGCTACGTGGCGCCTTGCCTTAAGCGGCAATGTTAAGGACACCCCTGCTGGTAGTTCGGTGACCATTCCTCAGATCCCCGGTCCAGAAATAAGTATGCCAGTTACCGAGCTATCAGAGTTTTTGAGGAACCCACCGGTATTTGACCCGAGCGCAGGTGCTCACTTCATGATGTTGCTTAAGAGTTGTGGCTTTATCTCCAACACTTTCTTTGATCTTGAGCATGAGTACTGTGAGAGCCACGAGCACAGCGGCTATGTGAAGCGAACCTACTGTGTTGGCCCGCTTTCACTGCCCATGTCACCACCAGCAAGAGCCGGTGCTGCTGGCAGATCAGCTTGCCTGGATTGGATGGACACAAAGCCTGCCCACTCCGTTGTATACCTGTGCTTCGGCAGCCTGACAAACTTTTCGGAGGCTCAACTTGATGAGCTAGCCCTCGGGCTAGAAGCCTCTGGTGTGCCGTTCTTGTGGGTTGTCAGGGTTAAAACATGGGAGCCACCGGTAGGGTGGAAAGATCGTGTTGGGAGCAGAGGCATGGTTTTCAAGGGTTGGGCACCACAAACCGATATACTCCAGCACCCAGCGCTGGGGGCTTTCGTGACGCAATGCGGGTGGAACTCCGTCCTGGAGACAATTGCGGTCGGCGTGCCTGTTCTGACATGGCCCATGGTGTACGAGCAGTTCCTCACTGAGAGGTTTGTGACTCATGTGCTACAAATCGGGGAGCGCCTGTGGCCGGAGGGCGCTGGGCGGCGTAGCACGAGGTATGCAGAGCATGATGTGATCCCTGCTAAGGACATTGCGCAATCTATTGCCAAGTTCATGGAGCATGGAGGTGCTGCGGAAGCCGCGAGGAGGAGGGCAATGGAACTCTCTCCAAAGGCTCATGCGGCTATTGCAGAAGGCGGAACCTCTAACCGTGATCTGCATCAGCTTATTGATGATTTTATAGCAGCAAGAGGGCCTACAACGTCATGA
- the LOC120713378 gene encoding ATP-dependent DNA helicase PIF1-like, with protein sequence MGKDIKSFPLPDIDDTYDTASGIPREIFEEASIAPSVDDVALSESLNSEQRAAYDEIMAAIDTDEGGLFFVDGPGCTGKTFLYRALLARVRSENKLAVVTATSGVAASIMPGGRTAHSCFKIPLTIEDGGLCSFTKQSGTAKLLRGTSLIIWDEATMTKRQVVEALDKSLRDIMDRPELPFGGKTVVFGGDFRQVIPVVRKGSRAQIVDASLRRSYLWDWIRHLKLVRNMRAHSDPWFAYYLLRIGGGTEEVNGDGDVYACLILEMLNENMASRDYITSRAILSTRNERVDMINMKMISSFRGDKMVYHSFDSAIDDPHNYYPSEFLNTLTPNGLPPHVLKLKIGCPIILLRNINPANGLCNGTRLVVRGFAKNSINAEIVFGQYAGKRVFLPRIPLCPSDDEMFPFQFKRKQFPIRLSFAMTVNKAQGQTIPNVGVYLPEPVFSHGQLYVALSRATARSNIKILALPRNADKGDEEDEKKDKKKSQKKGKRKQRVKQREKILDNEKKKTPIRNGMYTKNIVYKEILLL encoded by the exons ATGGGGAAGGACATAAAGTCATTCCCACTACCCGATATCGATGACACCTATGACACAGCAAGCGGTATCCCACGTGAGATCTTTGAGGAGGCAAGCATAGCTCCCAGTGTGGATGATGTGGCATTGTCTGAGTCCTTGAACAGCGAGCAGAGGGCTGCATATGATGAGATCATGGCCGCGATTGACACGGATGAGGGCGGCTTGTTCTTTGTGGATGGACCTGGCTGCACTGGGAAGACTTTTCTTTACAGGGCCCTGCTCGCTAGAGTACGTAGTGAGAACAAGCTTGCTGTGGTGACAGCTACATCTGGTGTTGCCGCCTCCATCATGCCTGGTGGAAGAACCGCCCACTCATGCTTCAAAATACCACTTACTATTGAGGATGGTGGATTATGTAGCTTCACGAAACAAAGTGGTACTGCAAAGCTGCTGCGGGGAACATCTCTTATAATTTGGGATGAGGCTACAATGACAAAGAGGCAAGTGGTGGAGGCTCTTGACAAAAGCTTGAGAGATATAATGGATCGGCCGGAGCTGCCGTTTGGTGGGAAGACTGTTGTTTTCGGTGGAGATTTCAGACAGGTCATCCCTGTTGTTCGGAAGGGGTCGAGGGCTCAAATAGTCGATGCTTCGCTGCGGAGGTCGTACCTTTGGGATTGGATTCGGCATCTAAAGTTGGTGCGCAACATGCGGGCACATAGCGACCCATGGTTTGCATATTATCTCTTGCGCATTGGtggtggaacagaggaggtaaACGGTGATGGAGATGTATATGCGTGCCTTATACTGGAGATG CTGAATGAGAACATGGCAAGTAGAGACTACATCACTTCGAGAGCGATTTTGTCAACAAGAAATGAGCGGGTGGATATGATTAATATGAAGATGATCAGTAGTTTTCGAGGGGACAAGATGGTTTATCATAGCTTCGACTCTGCAATTGATGATCCACATAACTATTACCCCTCGGAGTTTCTTAACACCTTGACCCCTAATGGTTTACCTCCACATGTGCTAAAGCTTAAGATCGGCTGCCCAATCATATTGCTTAGAAATATCAACCCTGCGAATGGACTCTGCAACGGAACTAGACTGGTGGTACGAGGATTCGCAAAGAACTCAATCAACGCTGAAATTGTATTCGGCCAGTATGCTGGAAAGCGGGTTTTTCTCCCTCGAATACCCTTATGCCCATCAGATGATGAGATGTTCCCATTCCAGTTCAAGAGGAAGCAATTTCCTATTAGGCTCAGCTTTGCCATGACGGTTAACAAGGCACAAGGGCAAACTATTCCCAATGTAGGGGTGTACTTGCCCGAACCCGTGTTCTCACATGGTCAGTTGTATGTTGCGCTATCTAGAGCAACTGCCAGATCAAACATTAAGATCCTCGCACTACCACGTAATGCTGACAAAGGCGACGAggaagatgaaaagaaggatAAGAAGAAATCCCAGAAGAAGGGCAAGAGAAAACAAAGGGTGAAGCAGAGGGAAAAAATATTGGATAATGAGAAGAAAAAGACACCGATAAGAAATGGTATGTACACAAAGAATATTGTGTACAAGGAGATTCTATTGCTATAA
- the LOC120713379 gene encoding uncharacterized protein LOC120713379: protein MENLHYVPEILDPAKDGAKDDCAEDDCDEDVIFEEDDKEFEGYLFAGQDNDTEEEVPLHDADDDSGSIPDVSDPYDAVYANMPEDTHMLEPVENCPECNAKKFEFEPPEFCCRSGKIELSTPDTPPELMRLWSSSDADARHFRANSRFFNGHFSFTSLYCQLDRITTNMRTAGVYTFRAHGQIYHNIMSFGKEDGKEPRHLELYFYDDDPSLEYRFQKCRKKCVEMDKEVIQKLVDIMSGNPYSEHLRSFGQNENLHDYHMELNLDQRLDQRTYNTPLTSKVAAVWVEGSERRGQFEHSVLQQGKDRSIHGIRSYHGCYDALSYPLFFPRGELGWHSMIPKASVTMEEVNDAREIRRQRGQGNGDDDLDSAGNLCVSIRDYYCYNFHMRPGIFNPILHGKRLFQQFAVDTYVKIESSRLDYIRNNQDQIRADLYQGLLVDSLHASEGRADLVGKRTVLDEIRSSLYLGQTPQDRPDLIARVFRAKLEELKKSLLEDHILGEVQAYVYVVEFQKRGLPHAHWLLIMRNKFKLTCPEQYDLLISAELPNKKKYPELYKMVTKHMMHGPCGLLNMNCPCTKSRGSCKNHYPRPFCEATSQGKNSYPVYRRRDDGRKEKIRGHELDNQWVVPYNPYLLRLFNCHINVEACGSIKSVKYLFKYIYKGHDRASVAVRESDKEDEKGNIDEIKQYREARWVTPPEALWRKYRFDLSKVHPPVKQL from the exons ATGGAGAATCTACATTATGTCCCTGAAATTTTGGATCCAGCTAAGGATGGTGCAAAA GATGATTGCGCCGAGGATGATTGTGATGAGGACGTGATATTCGAGGAGGATGACAAGGAGTTTGAAGGATACCTCTTTGCAGGCCAAG ATAACGACACCGAAGAGGAAGTCCCACTCCACGATGCAGATGATGACTCTGGTTCAATCCCAGATGTATCTGATCCGTACGACGCAGTGTATGCCAATATGCCTGAGGATACCCATATGTTGGAGCCTGTTGAGAACTGCCCGGAATGCAACGCGAAGAAGTTTGAGTTCGAGCCCCCCGAATTCTGCTGCCGCAGTGGGAAGATTGAGCTATCCACACCTGATACACCACCCGAGCTCATGAGGCTGTGGTCAAGTTCAGATGCTGATGCTAGGCACTTTCGTGCTAATAGCAGATTTTTCAATGGGCATTTCTCATTCACTTCACTGTATTGTCAGCTTGATCGTATCACCACCAATATGAGGACTGCTGGGGTATACACATTTCGTGCGCATGGCCAAATTTACCATAACATTATGTCGTTTGGTAAAGAAGATGGTAAGGAACCTAGACACCTGGAACTTTACTTCTATGATGACGACCCGAGCCTTGAGTATCGTTTCCAGAAGTGCCGGAAGAAGTGCGTAGAGATGGATAAGGAGGTGATTCAGAAGTTGGTTGACATCATGAGTGGCAATCCGTACTCTGAACATCTCAGGAGTTTCGGGCAGAATGAAAATCTTCATGACTATCACATGGAATTGAACCTTGATCAGCGGTTAGACCAGAGAACATATAACACACCGCTCACATCCAAAGTGGCTGCTGTATGGGTAGAAGGGAGCGAGCGTCGAGGTCAATTCGAGCATAGTGTTCTCCAGCAAGGGAAGGATAGGTCTATACATGGCATCCGGTCATATCATGGGTGCTACGATGCACTTTCGTACCCTCTGTTTTTTCCAAGAGGTGAACTGGGATGGCACAGCATGATTCCAAAGGCAAGTGTTACTATGGAAGAAGTGAATGACGCTCGTGAGATACGCAGACAACGTGGGCAAGGTAATGGTGATGATGATCTAG ATTCTGCCGGAAATTTATGTGTGTCTATACGTGATTACTACTGCTACAATTTTCATATGCGGCCAGGAATATTTAACCCAATATTGCATGGCAAGCGTCTTTTTCAGCAGTTTGCTGTGGACACATACGTCAAGATCGAGAGCTCTCGTTTAGATTACATCCGTAATAACCAGGATCAGATAAGGGCTGATCTATACCAGGGTCTTCTTGTTGACAGTCTTCATGCCAGCGAGGGTCGAGCAGATTTAGTTGGCAAGCGTACTGTGCTGG ATGAGATCAGGAGTTCACTTTACCTGGGCCAGACACCACAGGATCGTCCAGATCTCATCGCCCGGGTCTTCAGGGCAAAACTTGAGGAGTTGAAGAAAAGTTTGCTCGAAGATCACATCCTTGGAGAGGTCCAGGCCTATGTATATGTCGTTGAGTTCCAAAAGAGGGGATTGCCGCATGCCCATTGGTTGCTTATAATGCGCAACAAGTTCAAACTCACGTGCCCCGAGCAGTATGACCTTCTTATATCAGCCGAACTACCGAATAAGAAGAAGTACCCGGAGCTGTACAAGATGGTCACCAAGCATATGATGCATGGGCCGTGCGGTTTGCTAAATATGAATTGCCCGTGCACGAAGAGTCGTGGGTCATGCAAGAACCACTACCCGCGCCCTTTCTGTGAGGCCACCTCGCAGGGCAAGAATTCTTATCCCGTTTATAGGCGACGTGATGACGGGCGTAAGGAAAAAATCCGGGGCCATGAGCTGGACAATCAATGGGTCGTCCCTTACAACCCTTACCTACTGCGGTTGTTCAACTGCCACATCAATGTTGAGGCATGCGGGAGCATTAAGTCTGTGAAATATTTGTTCAAATACATATACAAGGGGCATGACCGAGCGTCCGTGGCTGTGAGAGAATCTGATAAGGAGGACGAAAAGGGAAACATCGACGAGATCAAGCAATACAGAGAAGCCAGGTGGGTTACACCTCCAGAGGCGCTATGGAGGAAATACAGATTTGACTTGAGTAAGGTCCATCCGCCCGTGAAGCAGCTGTAG